A genomic window from Brachyspira sp. SAP_772 includes:
- a CDS encoding OFA family MFS transporter, which yields MNYTKKRWFILFVVCLANLCLGSIYTWSVFAAPMAEYLSGILGRTLTSADLAIVYTIANSVGPITMISGGWVNDKFGPKKVLFVGGMMWGLGMLLSGFATSVGFLIVSYALIGGLGLGMAYGTAISSCIKFFPDKSGLVGGIITAVYGFGSVALPPIVTTIVNKFDAPTAFKIVGIAFCIILAFCSFTIEKCPPNFVPDGWTPPEKKTSNAGPVNKDWKGMLKTPAFYVMILLFTCGAFTGMMITSQASAVARNLVGMSAIAASTAVSVLALFNVFGRIVAGYSSDKIGRILTLAFSCILGAIGLLCLYKSGEGTNVIFYIGISIVGLCFGSFMGVFPGFTASKFGTLNNSVNYGIMFIGVAIAGYFGPTVMGSMYRQYGTYQNAFLVACALNIFGIVLTIIYSILDKREKRANS from the coding sequence ATGAATTATACCAAAAAAAGGTGGTTTATACTTTTTGTAGTATGTTTAGCCAATCTATGTTTAGGCTCAATTTATACTTGGAGTGTATTTGCAGCCCCTATGGCAGAATATTTATCCGGCATATTGGGAAGAACATTAACTTCTGCAGATTTAGCTATAGTATATACAATAGCTAATAGTGTAGGCCCTATCACAATGATAAGCGGCGGTTGGGTTAATGACAAATTTGGACCTAAAAAAGTTTTATTTGTTGGCGGAATGATGTGGGGGCTTGGAATGCTTCTTTCTGGTTTTGCTACAAGTGTAGGATTTTTAATTGTGTCTTATGCATTAATAGGTGGACTTGGTTTAGGTATGGCATATGGTACAGCAATAAGCAGCTGTATAAAATTCTTTCCAGATAAAAGCGGATTAGTAGGCGGTATTATCACTGCAGTATATGGTTTTGGTTCTGTAGCACTTCCTCCTATAGTTACTACAATAGTTAATAAATTCGATGCTCCTACTGCTTTCAAAATTGTAGGTATAGCTTTTTGTATTATACTTGCATTTTGTTCTTTTACTATAGAAAAATGCCCTCCAAACTTTGTACCAGATGGTTGGACTCCTCCAGAAAAGAAAACTTCAAATGCTGGTCCTGTAAATAAAGATTGGAAAGGAATGCTTAAAACTCCTGCTTTTTATGTAATGATACTTTTATTTACTTGCGGAGCTTTTACTGGAATGATGATTACTTCTCAAGCTTCAGCAGTGGCAAGAAATTTGGTTGGTATGAGTGCTATTGCTGCTAGTACTGCGGTATCGGTTCTTGCATTATTTAATGTATTTGGAAGAATTGTAGCAGGGTATTCTTCAGATAAAATAGGAAGAATATTAACATTAGCTTTTTCATGTATACTTGGTGCAATAGGTTTATTATGCCTTTACAAATCAGGAGAAGGAACTAATGTGATATTCTATATTGGCATATCAATAGTAGGTCTTTGTTTTGGTTCATTTATGGGAGTTTTCCCCGGATTTACAGCTTCAAAATTTGGAACATTAAATAACAGTGTTAATTACGGAATAATGTTTATTGGTGTTGCTATAGCTGGATATTTCGGACCAACTGTTATGGGAAGCATGTATCGTCAATACGGCACTTATCAAAATGCATTTTTGGTAGCATGCGCTTTGAATATTTTTGGAATAGTATTAACAATAATATATTCAATTTTAGACAAAAGAGAGAAGAGAGCTAATTCTTGA
- a CDS encoding PadR family transcriptional regulator, with product MGVLKYAILGLLNQKSMTGYDITKEFEEALCEFWSAKHSQIYPELKTLHKEGMVEYKIEISGNVLEKKLYSITELGKKDFMKWLESKIDIPPTFKDEFRLQLFFSDCLSEKDREELIKNHLSQHIARLEHLRNNQKKFKAIPEKNTNAFSDYLVLMGAIMREENTCRWLEKCLELCGK from the coding sequence ATGGGAGTGCTAAAATACGCTATTTTAGGGCTTTTGAATCAAAAAAGCATGACAGGATACGATATTACAAAAGAATTTGAAGAAGCACTGTGCGAGTTTTGGAGTGCAAAACATAGTCAAATCTATCCAGAATTAAAAACTCTTCATAAAGAAGGTATGGTAGAATATAAAATAGAAATATCAGGTAATGTATTAGAAAAAAAGTTATATTCAATAACAGAACTTGGTAAAAAAGACTTTATGAAATGGCTTGAATCAAAAATAGATATTCCGCCTACTTTTAAAGATGAGTTTAGATTGCAGTTGTTTTTCTCAGATTGTTTATCAGAAAAAGATAGAGAAGAATTAATAAAAAATCATCTTAGTCAGCATATAGCTAGGCTAGAGCATTTAAGAAATAATCAAAAGAAATTTAAAGCTATTCCAGAAAAGAATACAAATGCTTTTAGCGATTATTTGGTATTAATGGGAGCTATTATGCGTGAAGAGAATACTTGCAGATGGCTTGAGAAATGTTTAGAGCTGTGCGGTAAATAA
- a CDS encoding lipopolysaccharide assembly protein LapB — protein sequence MTVYIIVFIVVFCILLFIASRILPKLYSKYVQSDMDRVNNFIAAEKYDVAIKKLRDILSKNKVHTKSYKIYKIIGDCYYKMGEYPFAIVEYRHAIDTGDDSPETVISLGRSLNAIGRKEESLAQFLSLLKLGGEYKVNVSIEIGKIYYDNRQYNTAFQFFENALENDSTNKEALKYKAYCYVNAGNYNEAIVIMSSIISKYPNDPALNYNLGRAYKGKLDSKNAIKHYKISSKDREYAIKSLYEIALCYIELNNIEFAIKYLEMAIAYDGIDKELNLAILYQLSECYSRMENLNKAIEYLENIIIINPNYKDAEKKLAEYKESRYSDNIKSFFKLDENEFADLALKIVSTMNLIPYSLKTTDKKYVIIFAKDGKSVHSTKKIVFFRMSYSPIFNEELVQLYDYAVSSNVVNSVLVTCAMATPDAIRYAAMSRIDIVGIKRLESLVEKSTFTSVPVGVTRAEEKLDWIV from the coding sequence ATGACAGTTTATATTATAGTATTTATTGTAGTATTTTGTATATTACTTTTTATTGCAAGTAGAATACTGCCAAAATTATATTCAAAATATGTCCAGTCCGATATGGATAGAGTAAATAATTTTATAGCAGCAGAAAAATATGATGTAGCTATAAAAAAATTAAGAGATATTCTATCAAAAAATAAAGTACATACTAAATCATATAAAATATATAAAATTATAGGTGATTGCTATTATAAAATGGGAGAATACCCTTTTGCTATAGTTGAATATAGACATGCAATAGATACAGGCGATGATTCCCCTGAAACAGTAATATCTTTAGGCAGATCTTTAAATGCTATAGGAAGAAAAGAAGAATCATTAGCTCAGTTTTTATCATTATTAAAATTGGGCGGAGAATATAAGGTTAATGTTTCTATAGAAATAGGTAAGATATATTATGATAATAGGCAATATAACACAGCTTTTCAATTTTTTGAAAATGCTTTAGAGAATGATTCTACAAATAAAGAGGCTTTAAAATATAAGGCATATTGTTATGTTAATGCTGGTAATTATAATGAAGCTATAGTTATAATGAGCAGTATTATAAGCAAATATCCTAATGATCCTGCTTTGAATTATAATTTAGGACGTGCATATAAAGGAAAATTGGACTCTAAAAATGCTATTAAGCATTATAAAATATCCAGCAAAGATAGAGAATATGCTATTAAATCATTGTATGAGATAGCTTTATGTTATATAGAATTAAACAATATAGAGTTTGCTATTAAATATTTGGAGATGGCTATTGCTTATGATGGTATTGATAAAGAATTGAATTTAGCTATATTATATCAATTATCTGAATGCTACAGCAGAATGGAAAATCTTAATAAGGCTATAGAGTATTTAGAAAATATAATTATAATAAATCCAAATTATAAAGATGCTGAGAAAAAATTGGCTGAATATAAAGAGTCAAGATATAGTGATAATATTAAAAGCTTCTTTAAACTTGATGAAAATGAATTTGCTGATTTAGCATTAAAAATAGTATCTACTATGAATTTAATTCCATATTCATTAAAGACTACAGATAAGAAATATGTTATAATTTTTGCTAAAGACGGTAAGAGCGTACATTCTACTAAAAAGATAGTATTTTTTAGAATGTCTTACAGCCCTATATTTAATGAAGAGCTTGTGCAGTTGTATGATTATGCTGTTAGTTCTAACGTGGTTAATTCTGTGCTTGTAACTTGTGCTATGGCTACTCCTGATGCTATTAGATATGCAGCTATGTCTAGAATTGATATAGTTGGTATTAAACGTTTAGAAAGTTTAGTAGAGAAGTCTACATTTACAAGTGTTCCTGTTGGTGTTACTAGAGCTGAAGAAAAATTAGACTGGATTGTGTAA
- a CDS encoding RlmE family RNA methyltransferase, whose product MKKVQDFYFKKAKEENYKARSVFKLEEAQNKFKFIKSSDNVLDVGCSPGSFSQYMLNKIIKTGSVVGVDILPNNLSHQRFKFILGDIKEMDASTFDNIEFDVVVSDAMPNTTSDRETNHLRSIGLCEKIFYLAKDVLKDNGNFFIKVFDGKDLPNFKKELNDYFDSVTVFKPKSSRDESREVFLFAKGFKKLKG is encoded by the coding sequence ATGAAAAAAGTTCAAGATTTTTATTTTAAAAAAGCTAAAGAAGAAAATTATAAAGCTAGAAGTGTATTTAAATTGGAAGAGGCACAAAACAAGTTTAAGTTTATTAAATCATCTGATAATGTGCTTGATGTAGGATGCTCTCCCGGTTCTTTTAGTCAATATATGCTTAATAAGATTATTAAAACTGGTTCTGTTGTGGGGGTTGATATACTTCCTAATAATTTATCACATCAGAGATTTAAATTTATTCTTGGCGATATAAAAGAAATGGACGCTTCCACTTTTGATAATATAGAGTTTGATGTTGTTGTTAGCGATGCTATGCCCAATACTACTTCAGACAGAGAGACTAATCATTTACGTTCCATAGGTTTATGTGAGAAAATATTTTATTTGGCAAAAGATGTATTAAAAGATAATGGGAATTTTTTTATAAAAGTTTTTGACGGAAAAGATTTGCCTAATTTTAAAAAAGAGCTTAATGATTATTTTGATTCTGTAACAGTGTTTAAGCCAAAAAGTTCAAGAGATGAAAGTAGGGAAGTGTTTTTATTTGCAAAGGGTTTTAAAAAGTTAAAAGGGTAG
- a CDS encoding flavodoxin family protein, with amino-acid sequence MKYSIVYTSKSGNTEKLALAIKEAANGECLQCVKANEVDNTKVNDSDIVFVGAGSYKGTCDEAAGKFMETLKNKKVFLFMTVGYGDNQAYYDKMLNPAKTFIDSSNTVIGTYACQGQWIEGQKKNLENMLAKAATDDEKKVIEGKLANYPNAMGHPNAEDLNKLKDIVKSL; translated from the coding sequence ATGAAATACTCAATAGTTTATACAAGTAAAAGCGGAAATACAGAAAAATTAGCTCTTGCTATAAAAGAAGCTGCTAATGGAGAATGCTTACAATGCGTTAAAGCAAATGAAGTAGATAATACTAAAGTTAATGATTCTGATATAGTATTTGTTGGTGCTGGAAGCTACAAGGGTACTTGCGATGAAGCTGCTGGCAAATTTATGGAAACATTAAAAAACAAAAAAGTATTTTTATTTATGACTGTTGGTTATGGAGATAATCAAGCTTATTATGATAAAATGCTTAATCCTGCTAAAACATTTATAGATTCTTCTAATACAGTAATTGGCACTTATGCTTGTCAGGGTCAGTGGATTGAAGGACAGAAAAAAAATCTTGAGAATATGTTAGCTAAGGCTGCTACTGATGATGAGAAAAAAGTTATAGAAGGCAAATTAGCTAATTATCCAAATGCTATGGGTCACCCTAATGCTGAGGATTTAAATAAACTTAAAGACATAGTTAAATCTTTATAA
- a CDS encoding helix-turn-helix transcriptional regulator → MKNYKKDALVFKAFCDENRLQILDMLKEGEICACKILEKLNIVQSTLSHHMKILLDAKIVNGRKEGKWTHYSINKQGFEDAKKILNSYGEYANKSKTSKKIKCKCD, encoded by the coding sequence ATGAAAAATTATAAAAAAGATGCTTTAGTATTCAAAGCTTTTTGTGATGAGAATAGACTTCAAATATTAGATATGCTAAAAGAGGGTGAGATATGTGCATGTAAAATTTTAGAAAAACTAAATATAGTTCAGTCAACATTATCTCATCATATGAAAATACTTTTAGATGCAAAAATAGTAAATGGCAGAAAAGAAGGTAAATGGACTCATTATAGTATAAATAAACAAGGCTTTGAAGATGCAAAAAAGATTCTCAACTCCTATGGAGAATATGCAAATAAATCAAAAACTAGCAAAAAAATAAAATGTAAATGCGATTAA